In Rosa chinensis cultivar Old Blush chromosome 1, RchiOBHm-V2, whole genome shotgun sequence, a genomic segment contains:
- the LOC112200239 gene encoding transcription initiation factor TFIID subunit 4b-like, whose translation MDVLFQQELDVALEDIPIDIDDVEWARINKWLVVLSECALLKIEGKMPMECFTASPPPSKKQKVADDEIDTDQEGIEQLRDVVSVSGVNLVEEQERMLLLSVPKKRQAFGKLVLQENQEGLVLQKIPLQKKLAGIMGRCGLRIGVDKDVERCLSMCVEERMRRIICNLIRQSKQWVDCEKSRHHTVSTSDVKQEIMILNKKAGEELLEKAQKLNEAKVSTNGFEGVNYKDKHDDGHDKMRRSTAAANVAALAALGGHDILAKWQLKADQLAREKRRGKDVNHKATSTAGRTMNGNVEAEKRGGVEALVSAAGSVVGKFGRNCRVMMMPQTKVAGTRSISVKDVIAVLEKEPQRSKSTLIYLRMNTASQ comes from the exons ATGGATGTCTTGTTTCAACAAGAATTGGATGTAGCTCTAGAAGATATACCTATAGATATAGATGATGTAGAGTGGGCGAGAATTAACAAGTGGCTTGTGGTTCTATCAGAGTGTGCCTTGCTAAAGATTGAGGGGAAAATGCCCATGGAG TGCTTCACTGCTTCTCCACCACCAAGTAAGAAGCAAAAGGTAGCTGATGATGAGATAGACACAGATCAAGAAGGCATTGAGCAACTCCGCGACGTCGTTTCTGTCAGTGGAGTCAATCTTGTGGAAGAGCAAGAGCGCATGCTATTGCTTTCGGTGCCCAAGAAACGGCAAGCATTTGGAAAACTTGTGCTTCAAGAAAACCAAGAAGGGCTGGTTTTGCAGAAGATTCCCTTGCAGAAAAAGTTGGCGGGAATCATGGGGAGGTGTGGTTTGAGAATTGGTGTAGACAAAGATGTGGAGAGATGCTTGTCAATGTGTGTGGAGGAGAGAATGAGGAGGATCATATGCAATTTGATTAGACAGTCGAAGCAGTGGGTTGATTGCGAAAAATCGAGACACCACACTGTTTCTACATCTGATGTGAAGCAAGAAATTATGATTCTCAACAAGAAAGCTGGGGAAGAGTTGCTGGAAAAGGCTCAGAAGCTTAATGAAGCTAAGGTTAGCACTAACGGATTTGAGGGTGTTAATTATAAGGACAAACATGACGATGGGCACGACAAAATGAGGAGAAGTACAGCAGCAGCAAATGTTGCTGCCCTTGCTGCTCTTGGAGGACATGACATATTGGCGAAATGGCAACTTAAGGCAGATCAGCTGGCCCGGGAGAAGCGTCGAGGTAAAGATGTAAACCACAAGGCTACATCAACTGCTGGAAGAACAATGAATGGCAATGTAGAAGCGGAGAAAAGGGGCGGTGTAGAAGCTTTGGTGTCTGCAGCTGGGAgtgttgttggaaaatttgggagGAATTGCCGAGTTATGATGATGCCTCAAACAAAGGTAGCTGGTACTCGTAGCATATCTGTCAAGGATGTGATTGCTGTTCTCGAAAAAGAACCTCAGAGGTCCAAGTCTACTCTGATCTATTTACGAATGAACACTGCTAGCCAGTGA
- the LOC112200248 gene encoding DNA (cytosine-5)-methyltransferase DRM2 has protein sequence MGHGNQIIGEDADAIHLPNPMIGFRTPADLCQIHRSLPDAVTGPPYCYYENVALTPKGVWGTISRFLYDVKPEFVDVKIMMALKDYDEDEMPPESVHRCVLYECCKWNLVWIDSGLSPVSFERSISQWHQCPLSLFSGFGGAEIALYRLGIPMKNVVSVEISEVSRNVVRCWWEQTNQGGNMYHLADVQELNVDFLEPYISSFGGFDLLMYFGVSQFEISSFSDVSSETGTYGDFLTVGPSVENS, from the exons ATGGGACATGGAAACCAGATCATAGGGGAAGATGCTGATGCAATTCATCTCCCAAATCCAATGATTGGGTTCAGGACTCCAGCTGATCTCTGTCAAATCCACAGAAGTCTTCCAGACGCAGTCACAGGACCTCCTTATTGTTACTATGAGAATGTGGCATTGACTCCTAAAGGAGTCTGGGGCACAATATCCCGCTTTTTGTATGACGTGAAGCCTGAGTTTGTTGATGTGAA GATCATGATGGCTCTTAAAGACTATGACGAAGATGAAATGCCACCTGAAAGTGTCCATCGCTGTGTTCTTTATGAATGCTGCAAGTGGAATCTTGTTTGG ATTGATAGTGGCTTATCACCTGTCAGTTTTGAAAGATCGATTTCCCAATGGCATCaatgtcctctctctctcttctctgggTTTGGTGGTGCAGAGATAGCTCTTTACCGGCTTGGTATCCCGATGAAGAATGTTGTGTCAGTGGAGATTTCAGAGGTGAGCAGAAATGTTGTGAGGTGTTGGTGGGAGCAGACAAATCAGGGAGGGAACATGTATCACCTTGCTGATGTGCAAGAGTTGAATGTTGACTTCTTAGAGCCTTATATCAGTTCCTTTGGCGGGTTTGATCTG CTCATGTATTTTGGTGTCTCTCAATTTGAGATTTCTTCTTTCTCAGATGTCAGCTCGGAAACGGGGACTTATGGTGACTTCCTGACAGTTGGCCCTAGCGTTGAGAACTCGTAG